In Gemmata obscuriglobus, a single genomic region encodes these proteins:
- a CDS encoding RNA 2'-phosphotransferase gives MDEKQRTGISKFLSKVLRHEPESAGLTLERGGWVPIVDLLSGLARSGTRISREDLDVVVSECEKQRFAIDDTGTKIRANQGHSAEVELQFEPVEPPTELYDGTTETNISSVLRDGLLKMARHHVHLSADGTTARKVGGRHGKPVVITVHAAQMSADGYIFYRSANGVWLVDHVPPQYLRL, from the coding sequence GTGGATGAGAAGCAACGCACCGGAATCAGTAAGTTTTTATCGAAAGTGCTCCGACACGAACCCGAATCGGCCGGACTCACCCTGGAACGCGGGGGGTGGGTGCCGATTGTCGACCTACTCTCTGGACTCGCGCGATCAGGCACGCGCATTTCGCGCGAGGATCTCGATGTCGTCGTTTCGGAATGCGAGAAGCAGCGCTTCGCGATCGACGATACCGGCACCAAGATCCGGGCAAACCAGGGGCACTCAGCCGAGGTCGAGCTTCAATTTGAACCCGTCGAACCGCCGACGGAGTTGTACGACGGCACCACCGAAACGAACATCTCATCAGTTCTTCGTGATGGGTTGTTGAAAATGGCGCGGCACCACGTTCACCTCTCGGCAGATGGCACCACCGCGCGAAAGGTGGGCGGACGCCACGGCAAGCCAGTGGTTATCACTGTTCACGCGGCACAGATGAGTGCCGACGGCTACATCTTTTACCGCTCCGCAAACGGGGTGTGGCTTGTGGATCACGTCCCGCCTCAGTACCTTCGGCTGTAG
- a CDS encoding aminotransferase class III-fold pyridoxal phosphate-dependent enzyme: protein MTAYNAVTPVEVQASARLIELMRSAPGGNRMEQVLWAASGSEAIQKALWAALARDRSRPMIIATRHGFHGKKGLSNAVTGSETDAERDPRVKFISFPMAECRDISLRGQPFDFTPYQKELDALRHQYGMKLGTLITEPYLGGGGSYHPPKEYLQGLERFCREHDIVFIIDEVQANFGRTGAMFAFETYGLEPDIVVLGKGLGNGIPVAAAVGKTDIFDSLGYGEASDTWSANPLCCAAVQATLDAFERADVLGQMKPSSAIIERGLVALKELPFVANVRGEDGGMVWGVEMRDFAERTAAEWANALVLACYQGDGSESDGIHLLGPLAKKVVRVSPPLVITPDEAHTAVTLMLRSARRMTA, encoded by the coding sequence ATGACCGCTTACAACGCTGTCACCCCAGTAGAGGTGCAAGCGAGCGCGCGGCTGATCGAGCTCATGCGTTCCGCCCCCGGCGGAAATCGAATGGAACAGGTGCTGTGGGCGGCGTCTGGGTCGGAAGCGATTCAGAAGGCGCTCTGGGCCGCACTCGCACGCGACCGAAGCCGCCCAATGATCATTGCCACCCGGCACGGCTTCCACGGCAAGAAGGGACTTTCCAACGCCGTTACCGGGAGTGAGACCGACGCCGAGCGCGACCCGAGGGTCAAGTTCATCTCGTTCCCGATGGCCGAGTGCCGCGACATCAGCCTCCGCGGCCAACCCTTCGACTTTACGCCGTATCAGAAGGAACTGGACGCTCTTCGCCATCAGTACGGTATGAAGCTGGGCACACTCATCACCGAACCCTACCTCGGGGGCGGCGGTTCGTATCACCCGCCGAAGGAGTACCTCCAGGGGTTGGAGCGGTTCTGCCGGGAACATGACATAGTTTTTATTATCGACGAAGTGCAGGCAAACTTCGGTCGCACCGGGGCGATGTTCGCGTTCGAGACTTACGGGCTTGAGCCCGACATTGTGGTGTTAGGGAAAGGGCTCGGGAACGGTATTCCGGTTGCGGCAGCGGTCGGCAAAACCGATATTTTTGATTCTCTCGGCTACGGGGAAGCCTCGGACACTTGGAGCGCGAACCCGCTCTGTTGCGCCGCCGTACAGGCTACGTTGGACGCTTTTGAGCGCGCGGACGTTCTCGGGCAAATGAAGCCGAGTTCCGCGATCATCGAGCGCGGCCTCGTCGCATTGAAAGAACTGCCCTTCGTTGCCAACGTTCGCGGCGAAGACGGCGGTATGGTTTGGGGCGTCGAGATGCGCGATTTTGCCGAGCGCACGGCCGCCGAATGGGCGAATGCTCTCGTTCTGGCCTGCTACCAGGGTGACGGCTCCGAGTCCGACGGCATACACCTGCTCGGCCCCCTCGCAAAGAAGGTGGTTCGCGTGTCACCTCCGCTGGTGATTACCCCCGACGAGGCCCACACCGCCGTCACACTCATGCTCCGCTCCGCGCGGCGCATGACCGCATAG